From a region of the Nitrospirota bacterium genome:
- a CDS encoding DUF116 domain-containing protein has product MKAATWQRGVLLKVIYPLFMMAGSFVPRRKEGLQRLVVRLNNRLVMRGRRPAARLLLLLPHCLQVDTCKIRLTHNVRNCQGCGKCEMKDLIQIADQNGLELFVATGGNLARRIVEDVRPDAIVAVACERDLTSGIADTFPLPVLGIPNERPFGPCLNTRVDLGKVVQAIGLLSEPKAPSP; this is encoded by the coding sequence ATGAAGGCGGCGACCTGGCAGAGAGGCGTGCTCCTGAAGGTTATCTACCCGCTTTTCATGATGGCGGGCTCCTTCGTCCCGCGGAGGAAGGAGGGCCTGCAGCGGCTGGTCGTCCGGCTCAACAACAGGCTGGTGATGAGAGGGCGGCGCCCCGCGGCGAGGCTCCTCCTCCTTCTGCCCCACTGCCTTCAGGTGGATACCTGCAAGATTCGCCTGACCCACAACGTGCGCAACTGTCAGGGATGCGGGAAATGCGAGATGAAGGACCTCATCCAGATAGCCGACCAGAACGGCCTGGAGCTCTTCGTGGCCACCGGGGGGAACCTGGCAAGGCGCATCGTCGAGGACGTCCGCCCGGACGCCATCGTGGCCGTGGCCTGCGAGCGGGACCTCACCAGCGGCATAGCCGACACCTTTCCCCTGCCGGTCCTGGGCATCCCCAACGAGCGGCCCTTCGGCCCCTGCCTGAACACGCGGGTAGACCTGGGCAAGGTGGTGCAGGCCATCGGTCTTCTGAGCGAGCCGAAGGCCCCGTCCCCCTGA